From a region of the Tistrella mobilis genome:
- a CDS encoding M48 family metallopeptidase, translated as MARGKGWRPWQRQASPWARRGPWETGQETAPDPIREAEDRPEPVEGIRIDRTDFTGAIRANRRKSLAICLGLTLFGMALGYLVGWWVAPPYVPEGAGLPAMLLSGGGAVGAAVMAVAGGLWSTLALTTGDRMALGIAGAREADPIADRRLHNVVEEMAIAAGLPKPRVMVIETDMPNAFAAGLRPEKGTIAVTRGLMNRLSRDELQAVVAHETGHLANGDSRYMVVVSVMVGLIVIVAAMARNMAYFGGGSRRGSDRNGGNALALVALLLMVVAILAPFAAQAMQFALSRQREYLADATAVKLTRNPKAMIGALMRLDEAAAATGRDAPTSARALEALWIVNPLDGPGESGRRRRRAGLFSTHPSIDDRIARIRAMG; from the coding sequence ATGGCCCGCGGCAAAGGCTGGCGGCCCTGGCAGAGGCAGGCCTCCCCCTGGGCGCGCCGGGGCCCCTGGGAGACGGGGCAGGAGACGGCGCCGGACCCGATCCGCGAGGCCGAGGACCGGCCGGAGCCGGTCGAGGGCATCCGGATCGACCGCACCGATTTCACCGGCGCCATCCGCGCCAACCGCCGCAAAAGCCTGGCGATCTGCCTGGGGCTCACTTTGTTCGGCATGGCGCTCGGCTATCTGGTCGGCTGGTGGGTGGCCCCGCCCTATGTGCCCGAAGGTGCCGGCCTGCCCGCGATGCTGCTCTCGGGCGGTGGCGCGGTGGGGGCGGCGGTGATGGCGGTGGCCGGCGGGCTCTGGTCCACGCTGGCGCTCACCACCGGTGATCGCATGGCGCTCGGCATCGCCGGCGCCCGCGAGGCCGACCCGATCGCCGATCGCCGGCTGCACAACGTCGTCGAGGAAATGGCCATCGCCGCCGGCCTGCCCAAGCCGCGGGTGATGGTGATCGAAACCGACATGCCCAATGCCTTCGCCGCCGGGCTCCGGCCCGAAAAGGGCACGATCGCGGTCACCCGCGGGCTTATGAACCGGCTCAGCCGCGACGAACTGCAGGCGGTGGTGGCGCATGAAACCGGCCATCTCGCCAATGGCGACAGCCGCTACATGGTCGTGGTCTCGGTGATGGTCGGGCTGATCGTCATCGTGGCGGCGATGGCCCGCAACATGGCCTATTTCGGCGGCGGCTCCCGCCGCGGCAGCGACCGCAATGGCGGCAACGCCCTCGCGCTGGTGGCCCTGCTGCTGATGGTGGTCGCCATCCTCGCCCCCTTCGCGGCCCAGGCGATGCAGTTCGCGCTGTCGCGGCAGCGCGAATATCTGGCCGATGCCACGGCGGTGAAGCTCACCCGCAATCCCAAGGCGATGATCGGGGCGCTGATGCGGCTCGACGAAGCGGCCGCCGCAACCGGCCGCGATGCCCCGACCTCCGCCCGGGCGCTCGAGGCACTCTGGATCGTCAACCCGCTCGACGGGCCGGGCGAAAGCGGCCGCCGGCGCCGCCGGGCC